The DNA segment CCAGGAGCACCCCTTCCGTCACGCTGGGGGCGGCCAGGTCCAGGGGCCGCAGTTCCAGCACCCCCGCCCCGAGGGCGGTGCCGCCCACCAGGAGCACGAAGCCGCCCACGATGTACGAGAGGTAGTCCGAAAGCCGGCCGGTCATGTAGCCGTCGGTCACCCAGTGGGCGAAGTGGAGGAGGCCGTCGAGCCCCCACTGGTACGCCCGGTCGGCGGTCCAGCGGGTGGTGAGCCGCTGCAGCATCCCCCGCACCCCCTGCCGGGCGGGATAGAGGGCCAGGGCTCCCAGCAGGGCGGCTGCGCTCATGAGGAGCGGCAGGTTCACCCCGTGCCAGAGGGCCGCGTGCACGTGGACCTCCTCCCCCGCCAGCGCGCGCGCGGCCGGCTCGATGAGGCCTCCCGTCACCAGCCCCGGGGCGATCCCCACGGCCGCCGCCACCCCGGTGAGGAGCAGCGGGCTCAGCCGCATCCCGAAGGGCGCCTCGTGCGGGTGGTGGGGTGCCTGGCCCCGGGCGGGGGCGAAGAAGACCTCGTGGAAGAGCACGAAGGAGTAGAGCGCGGTGAAGAGGCTGGCCACCGTGGCCACCACCGGAAGAGCCGCCGCGAACCATCGCACGCCCGCCGAACCTTCCGCCAGGCTGGCGAAGATCATCTCCTTGCTGATGAAGCCGCTCAGAAGCGGCGCCCCGGCCAGGGAGAGGGCGCTCAGGGTCATGAGGGTGGCGGTCCAGGGCATGGCCCGGCGGAGGCCGCCCAGGTTCGCCAGGTCGCGGGTGCCCGCCTCGTGGTCCACGATGCCCACCAGCAGGAAGAGGGCGCCCTTGAAGGTGGCGTGGTTGAAGAGGTGGAACGCGCCTGCCGCCAGCGCCTCCGCGCTCCCCAGGCCCAGGGCGGCCATGATGAAGCCGAGCTGGGAGACGGTGGAGTAGGCCAGGAGGGCCTTCAGGTCCCGCTGGCGGAGGGCCGTGTAGGAGCCCACCAGCATGGTGAGCATCCCGACCCCCGCCACCGGATAGAACCAGGCGGCCGTACCGCCCAGGACCAGGCTCAGACGCCCCACCAGATAAAGGCCCGCCTTCACCATGGTGGCCGAGTGGAGGTAGGCGCTCACCGGGGTAGGCGCCTCCATGGCCGCCGGCAGCCAGATGTGGAACGGCACCTGGGCCGATTTGGTGAAGGCCCCCGCCAGCACCAGGCCTACGATCCACGGGTAGAAGGGATGCGCCGTCACCGCCGGCGCCAGCGCCGCCAGCTCCCGCACCGAGAGGGTGCCCGTGGCCAGGTAGAGCAGCAGGAAGCCCACCAGCATCGCGAAGCCGCCGACCACCGTGATGAGCAGGGCCTTGAGCGCCCCGTCCCGGGACGCTTCCCGGTGGTGCCAGAACCCGATGAGGAGGAAGGAGCTGACGCTGGTCAGCTCCCAGAAGACGTAGAGCAGGAGAAGGTTGTCCGAGAGGACGACGCCCAGCATCGACCCCATGAAGAGGAGGATGTAGAGGTAGAACTTGGGGCGGTCCTCCTCCGGCCCCAGGTAGTACCGGCTGTAGAGCACCACCAGCGCGCCGATGCCCGTGATGAGCAGCGCGAAGAGAAGCGACCAGCCGTCCAGCCGCAGGGCCGCCTCGATGCCGAGCCGGTCGACCCATGGGCGGCTCCAGACCAGACCTTCACCGGAGAGCCGGCCGATGCGGCCGAGGAACCATGCAAAGAGCGCCAGCGGAACGGGAAGGACGAGCCACGGGAGCTTCGACCCAGCGCGGCGTCCAATCAGCGGCAGCAGGCCAGCAGCGAGAAACGGGAGCGTCAAAGCCGCCGGAAGCATGCGATCCTCTTCTCGTGGCGAAATGTGGAAGCCAGACGCACAAGGCCATTCTACCGGAGCCCCGGGCACGCGTCAAACCTGCACACGGAGACTCCAGGATACAGGGATCGGCACCCCATCCTGCGGGCTGAAGCCGCCGTGCTGAACTGACTCTTCGGTCTTCGCGCGGCGCGCCGGAACGGTGTTGTCGGAACCTGTCGGCAGTACTTGGTCCCCCGGCAGTGCCTCAGCCAAAGCGAACGCCCGCCGGAGATCGGCTCCTGGCGGGCGTTTCCTCTGGTGGACCTGATGGGATTCGAACCCACGACCTCTGCGATGCGAACGCAGCGCTCTCCCAGCTGAGCTACAGGCCCACGAGCAACCCTAAGTATACAACGGCGGCTGGTCGTGCGCAAGGTGCCGCCTTGCCTCACAAAAGAGGTACCCGAAAGAGGTTCGTTGCCTCGGAAGAAAGAGGTACCCGAAATGGGTCGACTCCCCGCGCCGAGAAAGGAGGAGCAGCGATGAGCCTGAAGGAGGCGGGGGGAGTGCCGCTCACGTTGAGCGAACGTCGGGCGGTGGTCCGTGAACTGGCCGAGAAGTACCAGCGGGCCCGCAATGGCGAGAAAATGCGGCTCCTGGACCATGCCCAGCACGTGCTCGACTACAACCGTTCGTACGCTGCCAGAGTCCTGAGGAACGTATCTCACTCGTTGCACCACACCAGGAGTCCCCGGCGGCAAGGGAGCCGACGGCCTGGGCGGTGCGTCGTCTACGACATGCCGGTGAAGGAAGCCCTGCAACGCGTGTGGGCCATCTTGAGCTTCCCCGCGGGCAAGCGGTTGGCGCCCTTCCTTCCGGAGGTCGTTCCCATCCTGGAGCGCCTTCCGCAGGGCGCCCCGCTCATGCAGGGACCGGAAAGACCACGTTCACCACCGGTTCAACGAGGGTGTGGCTCTCGGCCCATCTCAGGAGGGGCTGCACCAGATCTTCCACCGCCTGTGCAACATCCCACTCGAGAACGGCGTTCTCGCACCGCGAGCAGACAGCGACCGCTGGAATCCCAGTAACGGTCACCGTCATCCTTCCTTTGCGGTACACTTGCGTTGCCGATCCCGCTCCGATCATATCCGCTCCGCACAGTTCGCAGGCGATGTCTTCTCACCTCGCCGGCGGCGGCGTTTCGAGTTCTTCTCCCAGGTCAACGTATCTGGTACGTACGCTGTAACGATGACGCCCTCTTTGGCGGCATCCTCCTCAGAAGCAGCCCGTCTTTGGCTGCTTCTACCTGGGCATGAGTCGTGATGCGCAGTCGCTTCTCACCGGACTCAATCTGCCGGCGCAGACGCTCCAGGTCCATAGTAGCATAACCACCGCCAGGGTTTCCTGCATCCCGACGCGCGTTCCCTCAGTCCACGTGCCTGGGGTCAAACGCGTCCCGCACCCCGTCGCCCAGGAAGCTCCAGGCCAGCACCGAGAAGGCGATGAAGAAGCCGGGCGCCAGGATCCAGGGGTACCGGCTCAGGGCGGCCAGGTTCTGGCCGTCGCTCAGCATCAGGCCCCAGCTCGAGAGCGGCTCCTGGATCCCCAGGCCGATGAAGGAGAGGCTCGCCTCGGCCAGGATGAAGCCGGGAAGCTGGATGGTCATGGAGACGATCAGGTACGAGAGGGTGTTGGGGATGATGTGCTTGCGGATGATACGCCAGGTGCCCGCCCCCGAAGCCCGGGCGCCCTCCACGAACTCCTGCGACCGCAGGGAGAGGACCATGCCGCGGATCACCCGGGAGAGGCCGGCCCAGCCGATGAAGCCGATGATGACCGTCACCAGGAAGAAGCGATGGGTGGACGACATCCCCAGCGGCAGGATGGCCGAGAGGGCTACCAGGAGGTAGAACTGGGGGATGCTGATGATGATCTCCGCGATGCGCATCATCACGTTATCGATCTTGCCGCCGAAGTACCCCGAGGCGGCACCGTAGACGAGCCCGATCCCCGTGCTGATCAGGATGCCGATGACGCCCACGAAGAGGGTGCGCCGGCCCCCGTACCAGATGCGGGAGAGGATGTCGCGCCCGTAGAGGTCCGCCCCCAACGGGTAGATGGCCGCCGGCGCCTCCACCCCGTAGAGGTGGATGTTGGTTGGGAGGATCCCCAGGAGCCTGTACGGCGCCCCCTCCACGAAGAAGCGGATGGGGAAACGGCCCTGGGAGGGATCGGGCTCGTAGCGGTGGAGCGCCCGGTTGACCTCCTTGTACGCGTAGACGTAGGGCCGCGTCAGCCGCCCGCTCTCGTCCCGGAAGTGGATCTTGGTGGGGGGCAGGTAGAGGCGGTTGCGAACGGTGGTGGCCTCCGGGTAGGGTGCGACGAACTCCGCGAAGACGGCGAGCACGTGCAGCACCACAAGGAGCGCACCCGCCACCATGGCCGCCCGGTTTCGGCGAAGCCGGGCCCAGGCGATCTCCATGGGCGAGCGGGACGGCGGCGCCTCGGCGATCGCGACCTGCGAGGCGACCGCAGGCGCGGCCTGGGGTTGGGCGCTGGGCGACGACGGCATGGCGGCTCCTCCTCCGGAACGGGGCTCAGTCATAGCGGATCCTCGGGTCCGCCAGGGCCAGGAGCACGTCGGCCACCAGGTTGCCCAGGACCAACAGCGCCCCGCCGATCATGAGGCTCCCCATGACCAGCCAGTAGTCCCGGCTCAGCACCGCGCTCAGGATCAGCTTGCCGAGCCCGGGGTAGTTGGTCACCTGCTCGGTGAGGGCCGCGCCGCTCAGGATCGTCCCCAGGTCGAAGCCGAAGAGGGTGATCAGCGGGTTGAGGGCGTTGCGCACCGCGTGCTTGTAGATCACCGCCCGCTCGCTCAGGCCCTTGGACCGGGCGGTGCGGACGAAGTCCTGGTGGAGTTGGTCCAGGAGCTGGGCCCGCATGTAGCGGGAGACCGCGGCCATCTGGGAGGTGCCCAGCACCACCACCGGGATGATCAGGTGGTGCAAGCGGTCCGCCAGCCGCTCGGACCACGACATCCACGCGTACTCGATGCTGGTGGCGCCGCCCACCGGGAAGGGGAGCCGGTAGACCACCACCAGGTAGAGCAGGATCAGCGCCAGGAAGAAGTTGGGGATCGAAAGCCCGATGTACGACAGGAAGCTGAAGGCCCGGTCGCCGGGCGAGTACTGCCGGACGGCCGAGTAGATGCCGATGGGCAGCGCCAGCAGCCAGGCGAAGAGGCTGGCGCTCATGGTGAGCACGATGGTGTTCAGGGCACGGGCACCGATGAGGAAGGTCACCGGCG comes from the Limnochorda pilosa genome and includes:
- the mbhE gene encoding hydrogen gas-evolving membrane-bound hydrogenase subunit E; translation: MLPAALTLPFLAAGLLPLIGRRAGSKLPWLVLPVPLALFAWFLGRIGRLSGEGLVWSRPWVDRLGIEAALRLDGWSLLFALLITGIGALVVLYSRYYLGPEEDRPKFYLYILLFMGSMLGVVLSDNLLLLYVFWELTSVSSFLLIGFWHHREASRDGALKALLITVVGGFAMLVGFLLLYLATGTLSVRELAALAPAVTAHPFYPWIVGLVLAGAFTKSAQVPFHIWLPAAMEAPTPVSAYLHSATMVKAGLYLVGRLSLVLGGTAAWFYPVAGVGMLTMLVGSYTALRQRDLKALLAYSTVSQLGFIMAALGLGSAEALAAGAFHLFNHATFKGALFLLVGIVDHEAGTRDLANLGGLRRAMPWTATLMTLSALSLAGAPLLSGFISKEMIFASLAEGSAGVRWFAAALPVVATVASLFTALYSFVLFHEVFFAPARGQAPHHPHEAPFGMRLSPLLLTGVAAAVGIAPGLVTGGLIEPAARALAGEEVHVHAALWHGVNLPLLMSAAALLGALALYPARQGVRGMLQRLTTRWTADRAYQWGLDGLLHFAHWVTDGYMTGRLSDYLSYIVGGFVLLVGGTALGAGVLELRPLDLAAPSVTEGVLLAAIVVASFFTVRTRKGLAAILALGVVGFSVVLLWVIWQAPDLALTQLVVESVSVVLLLLAFVHLPPLRRRVISAGRRAANLTVGVLSGVVVTWLSLRANGTQLFQPISTYFVEQSLDLGGGRNIVNVILVDFRGLDTMGEITVLSMAALGVYMLISARAQRAAARTQRSGEKGDGA
- a CDS encoding ABC transporter permease, coding for MPSSPSAQPQAAPAVASQVAIAEAPPSRSPMEIAWARLRRNRAAMVAGALLVVLHVLAVFAEFVAPYPEATTVRNRLYLPPTKIHFRDESGRLTRPYVYAYKEVNRALHRYEPDPSQGRFPIRFFVEGAPYRLLGILPTNIHLYGVEAPAAIYPLGADLYGRDILSRIWYGGRRTLFVGVIGILISTGIGLVYGAASGYFGGKIDNVMMRIAEIIISIPQFYLLVALSAILPLGMSSTHRFFLVTVIIGFIGWAGLSRVIRGMVLSLRSQEFVEGARASGAGTWRIIRKHIIPNTLSYLIVSMTIQLPGFILAEASLSFIGLGIQEPLSSWGLMLSDGQNLAALSRYPWILAPGFFIAFSVLAWSFLGDGVRDAFDPRHVD
- a CDS encoding YgiT-type zinc finger protein, translated to MACELCGADMIGAGSATQVYRKGRMTVTVTGIPAVAVCSRCENAVLEWDVAQAVEDLVQPLLRWAESHTLVEPVVNVVFPVPA
- a CDS encoding ABC transporter permease; its protein translation is MFQYITRRLLYIIPMLIGISILSFFIMQLAPGSFLDQFRMSPQIRPETLEAMARQFGLDKPPLVQYFVWLKNAVFHGDMGRSFSYNAPVTFLIGARALNTIVLTMSASLFAWLLALPIGIYSAVRQYSPGDRAFSFLSYIGLSIPNFFLALILLYLVVVYRLPFPVGGATSIEYAWMSWSERLADRLHHLIIPVVVLGTSQMAAVSRYMRAQLLDQLHQDFVRTARSKGLSERAVIYKHAVRNALNPLITLFGFDLGTILSGAALTEQVTNYPGLGKLILSAVLSRDYWLVMGSLMIGGALLVLGNLVADVLLALADPRIRYD